GGTTATTCATCAGAGTAGTTTTGTTCGTTGGTTGACAAAACAAGCCTTCCTAGTGATCATACAGTGCTCTATAATGGAGAACAAGAAGCAAGCAGGTGCCTCGTCGTCATCCATGACTTTAGATCACCTTTTCGGTCCGAAGAACCCTTCTTCAGCCTCGTCTGGATTATTTGGATCCATTTTTCCACCCCCATCAACGGTATTTCTTTTCCAGAACTTATTGccaacaatttatttttaggttttttgTGCGCCTTGTTATTCTTAAGCTAAACTTAACTGACATGATAATTGAATGTGGTATTGACGACCTATATTagaggtgtgtgtgtgtgtgtgtatggcTATTGACATACAATACCATTGTGCAGACTCCCAAGGAAAACTTTGTTATTATCGCTATCTTAAAGATTGTCTGCACTGCATCAGTGGTCTGCAGGATGTCCTACAACTGTTCCTGATCTTTGTTAAAACTCAAATCACAGAATTGAATCACATCATGCATTTTCAGTAATGGCTATGGCTTGTAAGAAATTTAGAAgatgaaaaacttaaaacaGATCCAGATCAAAGACTGGAGAGAATTTATAGACTTCTTCATTTTGATTGATACTAAGAAACAACGTACGGCGACATAGATAGAAGCATCTAGACTAGTGTTTTTAGCAAGATTCATCAAGATAATACGTTCTACGTTTTAGATTTGCTGGAACTATGTATAAGGGATATGAAATAGGTTTCAAAGATAATAAGTGGCAattgttctaatatttttccttctttaacTTTAGGTGCTAGGGAGGGACTCCTCTCGCAACCAAGGTGGCAGTGGCAAATATGGAACTCCAGGTACCGTCTCTGTGGTTCAAAATTATAGATGGATATATCCTCTAAAAATTTTTCCTTTAACTGATCTCATGTTGTTCTACCACCTGAGCTTTGATCTATGTAAGGATGTAATTAAAGTggtttagaaaacaaaaaaggtgTGAAACTGGACCGGCCTCCACGGGCCTGCAGTACTACTACAAGTCTACATACTACTGTTTGATTGATTTATGCGCAACCATAAGAAACTGGGTTGAAGTTAAATGCTCGAATTTAGTATCTGTTTAACTAAGAGCATTCTTATTGACTtagtcaaattcatctttaaaattttgtcaatatcatactttttttcattttcttattccgtttaaattcaatctccatattggattagctatttactctctatataataataaaatattattaatttaataatttttttatttaatttatttgtatcacattttataattctaccaatttaatattaatgataattatattctaattaaattaatttaatatttattacatttattaaatattaaattaacattaaatattaatattaataataattatattctaattaaattaatattaatattaatcacatttattaaatattaaatattaatattaataattattatattataattaacttatcattataattagcttaataattaattaatattctaattaatattaactaattaatttatttttatcacattttatatttactaataataaattgaaccaaatttcttaattacaaaaaaatacctacatattttgtgagatgaatgagaattgaatattttaatattcgGCTAACCTAGTGTTCACCCACAAATTTGGAGAGTCAGTGTAGTTgaagtctaaaattttatagCAATGCCTAATTCAATGTGGTGGTTTTTTGGCACATATTGACTAAAGTTTAGCTATCATTAGACTTTGaccaagccaatgaggatgctctaacTAAGACTATTAAAGGAAAAGTTTTGCACCTGGAAAATATACGACGTATGGGACATTATCTGGATTCTCTGGGTTCTTTCAGATATTATTACTCAGAACAGCAAGGCCGGTGAAAGCGTTGGTTCAAGTTCTAGAGAAAAGGGATCCAATTATCAGAATGAAACAGTGGAACCTTGCTATTTTAGCTCATCGATCTACTATGGCGGTCAAGAAAACTATTCTCCAAGAACCCGCTCCACCGAATCCCCCCATATGGTGAGTGTAGAATTTTTTATCCATGAATAAATACATATGTGCCAATTATTTCGTCATCTAGACTTCCAGTGTATACGTGGgtcatgcagcatgcatgcatcgaTCGTCAGTAGCCGAGCcagtaaataattaataataacacTTTACGCATGTGCAAGCGTTGAAACTATTAATTAGTATCTTAACTCTAGTCACTTGAAAGATTTGTTATTTCTGTAATTTCTTATCGATCCCTATGGTAATCTCTGATGTGGGTAAACATATCTTCAAATTTTCAGTTCAAAGACAAGAAGGATGCAGGGGATGATGATGACTCCAATGGAAGCAATCCAAACAGCGCTTCTAGAGGGAACTGGTGGCAGGGTATGATCATATGGCTCTGGATTAATTTAGAGATCATAAATGGgtattaatctaattattagTTCCCTAGCTGTGGTTTTAGAACTTTAaccctactttttgtttctgcaggTTCCCTCTATTACTAACACCCTGCCCCTGCATCTAATCGACCCATCCCCTAGCAAAGGTATTCAAATTTCTCTTCGAAAATGATTGATGGATCTCATTAATTATGTGTTCCTCTTAGAACACTTTATTATCGTTTTTGTACAATTGTACATATCAAACACATCATTTAGGCCTGGTTTGAATAGTgatttgagataagatgaaagctgaataaaatattgttagaatataattttttaatataatttttgttttaagatttgaaaaagttaaattgtttattatattttgtttgaaagtttgataaaattgtaatgatgatatgagataagatggtttcactaaacaaacgagaccttattATATGGcccattataattttaaaaaaatcaaacaactaATCATTTTTCAACATAATTCTGTAAAAATCTTCCATATCAACAGTGCCTTAGGTGTGTTAAAAATGAGACTGTCAAGTAGATTTTTCTCATCAACTTATAATTATACATGAAGCATTGCCTAAAAAACCCTACATGAAGGTTTGAAAGCACTGTTTGGGTTTTCATAGACCATTGCATACATTCATTGCTTCTTCTGTTTTTGATGTCCTTATTGTTAGGGTGTGTTTTAGTGTTCTTTGCTTTTGCCTATCGCCCTTGACACAGCTGACTGAAATGATGTTCTTTTACCATGTTGCAGGGGGGTGGTGATAGTATGATCGAGCttaatattttggaaataaGATGGTAATGATATGAGTTGCTTAACACTGTCAGGACTTGTAAAAACGTGTTGGGTTGTTTTTGTCCTAACTGGTCAATTTTGGCAAGTCTTCCGCGAGCTGTCGATATGGTTTTAAGAGCTTGATGCAGTCCTTCTAGGCACATGAAGTCTTGTATGAGTAACCTAGCTAGCAGTGTTCCACGTACTTAAATTTTATCTCTGGATTTAGTAATTAATGTATCACTCGATCTTGTTGTAACACAATATAGACCTACGGTACTCTTGCTCTCTCTCTAGTGGgctaaaattttattatcagtACAAGTTAGATAATTGTTCCTACTAcattaggtcccgtttggattggAAAaccatcttaatttatctcaaatcatcttatcattacaatttttttaaattctcacacaaaatataataaacaatttaatttttttcaaaactcaattcaactttttcaaatctcaaaataataataatattaaaaaaataatattttattcaacttttaactcttatctaaaaccatatcatcttatatcactatccaaatggggctAAAGCAACATTCCATACCATCTTCCtactttgttttgtttaatcCAAACTTGAGTTGGTCATGACTCATTACAGTTTAACTATCAATTCAAAATACAAGAATGTGAAACGGGTATTTGAGGAGTACAGATGATTTAAGCAAATTTTCCCTCCTCCATAGTTCTCCACATTTTTGGCTAATCACCGCCCCTGTTGTCGGGTAGATAGACCATATGCGACGTTGAGCTCTGTAATCGTTGTATTGGGGTGATTGTTGAGCTCTCAATTCCCCACCATTTATACCTGTTCAAGCTAATTAACGTATACCCCAGCTTGCCTAAAAATACACATTTGGTGGttataaaaaatcatcaacGAGTCCAAAAACGTAccaaaaagtgttaaaaacCAACAAGTGGGATTGACCTATATTATGACTCTATCATGCATGCTTGAATAGACATCATAATGTAACGTctcaatagaaggcccaaaccacatggcctatactccaaaatgactagtcaatgatacaattggagtctcattgaaaccttataaagagcaaaaacttctcattcccaaacaatgtaggatctcatacaTTACCTActattattcttatcatatggggtttCACAATCTCTCCCCCTTAAATTCTCAACATCCTTGTCGAGCtagtccattgtaggtggcacggctcaagtcccacatttctgattgggatagactctaatactatttataacgccccaatagaagacccaaaccacatggtctatactctaaaaagactagtcaatgatacaattggaacctaattgaaaccttataaagattaagaatttctcatttccaagcaatatggaatctcatacactacctaccattatccttatcatatgagatgTCACAATGAAGATCATGAGatattgtaaaatatcaaaGCGCTCTCAAGGAAACACTACCAATCGCTAAAAGCTGGTGTCCATGCATGGCCCCTAGTCATTTATCCACACTCATGCAATGCCATTCAAAACCATGCATGGCCGCGTAATGTGAGTGTGCTTGGTATCAGCTTTTCAGCTTTCTTAAgtttatatttaagaaatacGTGGTACGCCATTAAAATTCATGTTATCAATACATTGAACTCGATCCAGGCCCCTGCAATGCGACAGGTTAGAGCCTGTGCCCATTGAACCATttcaaaagttaataaatatttgGGTCCCTCGACTCCTTTTATCTTGAAGTCAATATTTCAAAGAGAGAGTCTTCATGGGTTTTAAAATTTCCCATGGTTAAAGCTAACCCTAGGATTGTGTCTCTATATATGCTAAGTTTCTAACCCTTACAAGTCACAATTAATGGTCACCTGTAAACATAAGCAatcttaaaaatatcttttaccaATCCAACTCTAATagatttgttaaaaataaattagtctATTAATGACTGAATGCGCAAATGGGCTATATATAGATTGGGTTAGTTTTGCAAAAATAAAGATTCGATTATGCACATTGCAAAGCGTGCTAATAACCCCATTGTCTGTCAAACCCAGTCTAAGAAACATTAGACGTTGCGTTCAACCGATGCCTAAATTTGagcttaattatataatttggaATCTCCCCAACCCACCTGACCTCAGATCGATATACGAGTATCCCTACTACAGATCGTGCAAGAGTTGGCCCTCGATCTCTAAatcccatataattaattatatattggtCTCTTGTGGCCTCGACATTGTGCCTCGACTTCCTACCTGGGCCAACTAGGTCTTATAAGTgccaatttttcatgaaatgaaaattattaagTACTCAATTcgataaatacttaaaatttttAGAACTTAATATATGATGGGCATAAGCCTCCATAGTTAAGTTGTCCTTTTCTAGCACTAACTACAAACTACAGAAtttcatgaaattaattaattccaGTTAGGGCtactacccgcatggtgcggggcgggggtgcccttccccgcaccccgccccgcaccatgcggggttggggatttcccccccgccccccgcccctgggaggcgggggcggggtcccccgccccggtgccgggggcgggggaaaaaccccaTCCACCCGGCCCCCcgccattatgttaaaaaaaaaatttttttggtctaaaaatatttttttagaccaaaattataatatattttaaataataaattaaaatttataaatataaaaaaatttaaactcattagagttagattttggattgatttggcctccttggccaatctttatataggaggccaaggcaatacaatagtcatccttaagcaatgtgggacttactactaagtcccacattgcttaaggatgactattgtattgccttggcctcctatataaagattggcctaggaggccaaaacaatccaatgacttgaatataattttaagtcttttataaattgtgtatatctatatacaatatatttatttaatatatataaataaaaaaaattttttaatgtggggcgggggcggggcagGGCCCCGCTAGGGTcatcccgccccccgcccccgctataccctctctatgcggggcgggggacccgcccccgcatgggtggagcgggttagcccgcccgcccatgcggaggcggggcggaagccgggcggggcagcgggggcggggccccgctgcccacccctaattccAGTGACAAAAAATGAGCAGAAGTATCCTGAGATATAACTTCAATATTAGACGAATCAGAATATGAGCTCACAGCCTTTAAGCATATCTTCCATGCATGATTTTCCGTAGTTTAGACGAAGAAAATCCAACAATCCGCAGAAATTACAAAAGAACAGACAACAGTAAGTTACATTAACCTAGCGAGTAAAAGCGTACAAAACCATACAAGCATACAGGAGAAGCCCAACGGGAACCAAAATCACGAGCGGGACCACAGCCGCGAAGCTTTCTGTGCTTCCACAAGCCAAAGTCCCAAGCTTGATCTGGACCACGTTGACCAGAGCCAGCATCAAGAACCCACAACCGAAAACTGAGCCGATACCCGACACCAGCATCCCGACACGCAGGACAGACCGATTGATGTGGGCGAGGAACTCTACTGGCGGGTGGTAGGCGGGGCTCTTGCTGATCCGGATGGCCTGCTTGAGACCCAGGGCGATGAGActggagaagagaaaagagctGAAGGAGTAGACGTGGAAGGCAACAAGGTCCTCGGCGACCGAAGGGCCAGGGTTGCAGGAGGGTTCCAAGATAAGGTTGTTGTTGGGGTCGGTGGGGTTCCAGGCCAGGCCGATGAAAACGGCTAAGGTGAAGAGGGAGTTCACGTTTACGATGCCGTCTAGGGCGCTGATGTGGATGCTGGTGGGCATTTTGGCAGATGAGGGTGATCGGAAGGTGGAAGGGGTGGACTTCGGGAGTGATCGGAAGGTAGGGTTCCGGATCGGAGAAGCTTTAGATCTTGGGTGGGTGTTTGGGTCTAGAATGGGAAGTGGTAAAAGTTGCAGACTCAGAGAGTATTTTGACAGCTGAACAGCTGATGCTGCAatttttggcccaaaaaaaaaaaaaaaaaaacaggtgaTGTTTGTTAGGACAAAGCGTTACGCTTTGCTTTATTCGATGCACAAGACTGCTTTGTACGCACGTGTAGTAAAGTAGTcggaatgaatttttttatttttattttaaacacagTGGGAATGAATTTAGTTGCACAATTTTTGTGCGTTTCAGTTCAATTCTATGCAATTGCtgcttttattcaaattttaatgtcTCGAggaacaaaaatttataaataaataaaaatagacgCATGCAATATTGtagtaaatttttataaagaaaatgttaATATGTATCTTGAGTTTGTCCTTTCATTTtaactgtttatatatttattttttttaattatttttacttaataattaagaaaataatttttaatgtattggcatatttattttttaaaaatatttaaagatattaaaaaatataaaaaataactttatactAACGAGCAGGCCCAGCAATCAAAACTAGACCGCATGTTAGCAATActccttttataatatatataatttctttttcactcaCTAGAATAGGAAAGTTTGCACATTCACGACAAAAATGATACTCGGTGATGTAATTAATAAGagtgattttataaataatgtaatttttattagaggagtatttttgtcataaaaatattatataaaaattaattaagattacttgatgtggtacgtcaaGAGGTCTAATAGATTACATGAAGTTATATCAGTtactacttatttttattataatattttatggcaaataaatattattcctCATGACAAATAAGTTATATACTGTCACACTTACTAATATAAGccatttataataatttttaatttaatttttataacaataaataattgtttAAAATGCATCCTATTAACGGTGTGATTAggtgagtatttttttttttaaagtaaattaatttcattaaaCAGAAAAAATGATATATGAAGAAGGGACGGGATTCCCTAACAATCTTcacaaagtaattaaaaatagtaCAAAGTGGTGGTACATGATTAGGTGTGAGTACTTGCTCAATAAGAAGAGTGACATTCCCTTTTATGATACCACTGTATCCATATAATATGTTCTTGCCGTGGATCCAACGGAGTCAGACCCTTAAGCccaatataaattataataatgctGAGACTAATAGGGAAAATATCATACCACGTTATAAGAATAAACgaattaaaactaaaactaaaaaactaaTGGAAATTAACCGAACTCtcgggtaaaaaaataaaaagagttgtTGATGTTCCTTTGAGCAAATGATCCAAGATAGTTCAGTTCATTTGCTAATAGATTGGCTGAGAAGTGTTacggtctcgtttattttcgtataagatgagttaagattaaaattaaaatttgaataaaatattattataatatattttttattattattttatttaaaaatttaaaaaaaattaaattatttattttattttatataaaaatttaaaaaaattataattattagacgaaataagtttgaaaaaaatattgaaaacaaacgagtccagTCCAATAAGTAGGCTGGTTAGTGGTTTGAAACAACAATTCAAATACCGATCATTATAGCATATTGGGCTATCGGCTCACGAGGTGCCCAACACTGTGAGTTATGACGCTCCATGTCACGAGGAAAAACATGGGAGCATAAAGTATAAAAATTCGCCGTTGCCGGGGATCGAACCCGGGTCACCCGCGTGACAGGCGGGAATACTCACCACTATACTACAACGACGTTATTGAGAATGGAGATGCCTCATCAATTACTAATTAATTCACATAATAAAGAAACTTGTACCTCTAGCCTTTGAATTGCCTCACAAAATGAACATGGTTGTCATTAAATCTCTAGTTATAGAAGCCATTCTTTATGGAGTAAAGAGGACatagcttataaaaaagaaCGAATATTTAGGAACCTCATACATCTTATTCATCGAAAAATAAGTTAATTGGTAAACCTCTGGACCCAAATAATTGTGTAACGAGCTTATAGACACTCAAGATATTTTCATCGGTCCTACTTCCGTTTCCCACGTATTATTATTTGTCTCAAAGTCAAAGCATTTATATTGGATttcctataaatttttttataatttggttaaaaattacactttttaaaattttctcttaaattttatccATATTTCAAAAACCTCTTAAAGTATTagtattggattcatcaaaatcatctccaaaatatagttaaaagtatatattttctataaatccAAAATCATTAAAGTCATAACTCCATATTgaattagtaaaaataataatataatattatttcctaattattatttttcctcaacctatttCTCAACTATTAGTTAGTTTTGAtgtttagaataaaatattaaaatagttggatctattttttagaataaaatattacttttaaagatGAATATGACATCTTCAAATATTAAGAAACACTCTCTAATATTGTAGCTACTCATATTTCAAGTTCCTATTATTTGACTACTCCAATACAGATTATTCGAGccatatttcttcaaattttgaaggtGCTAATGTCAGTGCTATTACATCTTACTtcctattatttttctattttattaaaataataattttctattattttttctactacTTAACTCGTACATCTTTAACTActcatttttttgtctttttgagAATGATAGAAAGaaaactttttaacttatttttttttcacaattttgtaattatttaattatttgttgtacctatattttttatttttcatctgtaacaattttttttaaactactcacctctctaaatgataatatttttaaaatcagtgctttagtaataataatacttaaaaaaaatcatattttcacaaatggtttaaaaaaaattggatcatCTCAATAgtgacatttttttcaaatttcaactataacaaatatgaacatGAGGAAAGTGTagataattgaaagaaaaatttgatttatttattagaataaaatatttataaaaagtgattTATGTATGAATACTGGGGTAACTGTTCACATCCCAAAACCTTTCCATGAAATAGGAAATCCAAAACCTTTCTCGAAACCGGATAAAGAGGTGTTTTTGTCAAACAGTTAATTTGTCTTGCTAaaaagggctcgtttgttttcagagatgagatgagatgagatgagattaaaattaaaaagttgaataaaatattattaggatatattttttaatattatttttgttttgggatttgaaaaagttgaattgtttattttattttgtgtgggaatttgagaaagttgtaatgatgaagtgagatgagatgagatgagatgagatgtttcttgaaaacaaacgacgCTTTATCACCCGGAATCGGATGCTCTAAACCAGTTAATCCGAACTAGCTCATCCATTCATAGTTTTTATCCCTCCTCGCCCTGATTAAGCATCCAACGATGCTCGTTGTACTCATCATCTCTAAATCCGTTGTCAACATCTAGATTCCCTATTGGAGTTTTCTTTAAGAGCAAGATTCTAAAGAATTCCTGCAAGGATCGTTTTACTATACGATTGCTTTCTCGATTTCGGCATAAATTTTGTAtgttatatgcatatatagaaACCTTTAAGCTCTTCCCAACATCCATATGGGCATTTGGTCTAGTGGTATGATTCTCGCTTAGGGTGCGAGAGGTCCCGAGTTCAATTCTCGGAATGCCCCATCAAGATTATGTTTTTCCACCCAAGTGAATAGAATCATTGGTTGagatgttaagatgataaaatattgttagaatattattttttaataaaaaaattgtaataataaattgagaagaGTTTAGATCCAAATTAGCCAGCAAATCTGTGACCAATACGTTAATTTTCCGAACTCATAACTACAAATAGGTGGTTACAGCAGAAGGTTTTTTCTATGACAGACGGTTTGTTGATCACAAGTGAATAAATAAGCTCTAAATAAGTAGAAGCTCAGCGAGCCTGGCTCAATTTGGCCCCATTTTGGTGGGTTGTTGATTCTTTATGACATTCCAAACCTTCTGCGCTACTTAGCTTTGGCGTTGAAGCTAAAACTTCTGTTGGATTGCCACTAATCCTTGCCTTTGAGTCAACACCAAGATAGTTCGTCAAGA
Above is a genomic segment from Juglans microcarpa x Juglans regia isolate MS1-56 chromosome 1D, Jm3101_v1.0, whole genome shotgun sequence containing:
- the LOC121249573 gene encoding uncharacterized protein LOC121249573, with product MENKKQAGASSSSMTLDHLFGPKNPSSASSGLFGSIFPPPSTVLGRDSSRNQGGSGKYGTPDIITQNSKAGESVGSSSREKGSNYQNETVEPCYFSSSIYYGGQENYSPRTRSTESPHMFKDKKDAGDDDDSNGSNPNSASRGNWWQGSLYY
- the LOC121249370 gene encoding uncharacterized protein LOC121249370; translated protein: MPTSIHISALDGIVNVNSLFTLAVFIGLAWNPTDPNNNLILEPSCNPGPSVAEDLVAFHVYSFSSFLFSSLIALGLKQAIRISKSPAYHPPVEFLAHINRSVLRVGMLVSGIGSVFGCGFLMLALVNVVQIKLGTLACGSTESFAAVVPLVILVPVGLLLYACMVLYAFTR